From one Pseudomonas fluorescens genomic stretch:
- a CDS encoding ABC transporter ATP-binding protein yields the protein MNLAVQFTNVSRTFGEVRAVDQVSIDIHDGEFFSMLGPSGSGKTTCLRLIAGFEQPSAGSIRIHGEEAAGLPPYQRDVNTVFQDYALFPHMNVRDNVAYGLKVKGVAKAERHARAEEALAMVALGGYGLRKPVQLSGGQRQRVALARALVNRPRVLLLDEPLGALDLKLREQMQGELKKLQRQLGITFIFVTHDQTEALSMSDRVAVFNRGRIEQVDTPRNLYMKPATTFVAEFVGTSNVLRGTLAQQLNGSQLPFSIRPEHIRLGDQPVASNEIQVSGLLHDIQYQGSATRYELQLDNGQLLSISQANNQWQEHAAPWQPGQRLQARWAREAMTALQETLPGEGH from the coding sequence ATGAACCTTGCAGTGCAGTTCACCAACGTATCGCGCACCTTTGGCGAGGTCAGGGCGGTTGACCAGGTGTCGATCGACATCCACGACGGCGAGTTTTTCTCGATGCTCGGCCCCTCGGGTTCGGGCAAGACCACCTGCCTGCGCCTGATCGCCGGTTTCGAGCAACCCAGCGCCGGTTCGATCCGCATCCACGGCGAAGAGGCGGCGGGCCTGCCGCCCTATCAGCGCGACGTCAACACGGTGTTCCAGGACTACGCGCTGTTCCCGCACATGAACGTGCGCGACAACGTCGCCTATGGCCTGAAGGTCAAGGGCGTGGCCAAGGCCGAACGTCATGCCCGCGCCGAAGAAGCGCTGGCCATGGTCGCCCTGGGCGGCTATGGCCTGCGCAAGCCGGTGCAGCTTTCCGGCGGCCAGCGCCAGCGCGTGGCCCTGGCCCGGGCGCTGGTCAATCGCCCACGGGTGCTGCTGCTCGATGAACCGCTGGGAGCGCTGGACCTGAAATTGCGCGAACAGATGCAGGGCGAGCTGAAAAAGCTGCAACGCCAGCTGGGCATTACCTTCATCTTCGTCACCCATGACCAGACCGAGGCGCTGTCGATGTCGGACCGGGTCGCGGTGTTCAACCGTGGCCGCATCGAGCAGGTCGACACCCCACGCAACTTGTACATGAAGCCGGCGACCACCTTCGTCGCCGAATTCGTCGGCACCTCGAATGTGCTGCGCGGCACGCTGGCGCAGCAGCTCAATGGCAGCCAGTTGCCCTTCTCGATTCGCCCGGAACACATCCGCCTTGGCGACCAGCCAGTCGCCAGCAACGAAATTCAGGTCAGCGGACTGCTCCACGATATCCAGTACCAGGGCAGCGCTACCCGCTACGAGCTGCAACTGGACAACGGCCAGCTGCTGAGCATCAGCCAGGCCAACAACCAATGGCAGGAGCACGCCGCCCCCTGGCAGCCCGGCCAGCGTCTGCAGGCGCGCTGGGCCCGCGAGGCGATGACTGCGCTGCAGGAAACCCTGCCCGGCGAGGGCCATTGA
- the ydcS gene encoding putative ABC transporter substrate-binding protein YdcS, which produces MFVHKTATLCALSTALLASASLQAAAPLKAVGAGEGQLDIVAWPGYIERGESDKAYDWVTGFEKDTGCKVSVKTAATSDEMVSLMTKGGYDLVTASGDASLRLIAGKRVQPINTALIPNWKNLDPRLKDGAWYVVNQQVYGTPYQWGPNVLLYNTTVFKQAPTSWGVVFEPQDLPDGKPNKGRVQAYDGPIYIADAALYLKSAKPELGIQNPYELNETQYKAVLDLLRQQQPLIHRYWHDATVQMSDVKNEGVVASSSWGYMVNGLQADKQPVASTIPKEGATGWADTTMLHSEAKHPNCAYKWMDWSLQPKVQGDVAAWFGSLPAVPAACTGSELLGAEGCKTNGFDQFDKIAFWKTPQAEGGKFVPYSRWTQDYIAIMGGR; this is translated from the coding sequence ATGTTCGTGCACAAGACCGCCACGCTCTGCGCCCTGAGCACCGCCCTGCTGGCCAGCGCCAGCCTGCAGGCCGCCGCCCCCTTGAAAGCCGTGGGCGCCGGCGAAGGCCAGCTGGATATCGTCGCCTGGCCGGGTTACATCGAGCGCGGTGAAAGCGACAAGGCCTACGACTGGGTGACCGGCTTCGAGAAAGACACCGGCTGCAAGGTCAGCGTCAAGACCGCCGCCACCTCCGACGAAATGGTCAGCCTGATGACCAAGGGCGGTTACGACCTGGTCACTGCCTCCGGTGACGCCTCGCTGCGGCTGATCGCCGGCAAGCGCGTGCAACCGATCAACACCGCGCTGATCCCCAACTGGAAGAACCTCGACCCCCGGCTCAAGGACGGCGCCTGGTACGTCGTCAACCAGCAGGTGTACGGCACACCCTACCAGTGGGGCCCGAACGTGCTGCTGTACAACACCACGGTGTTCAAGCAGGCGCCAACCAGCTGGGGCGTGGTCTTCGAGCCCCAGGACCTGCCGGACGGCAAGCCGAACAAGGGCCGGGTCCAGGCCTACGACGGGCCGATCTACATCGCCGATGCGGCGCTGTACCTGAAATCTGCCAAGCCCGAACTTGGTATCCAGAACCCCTATGAACTGAACGAAACCCAGTACAAGGCGGTGCTCGACCTGCTGCGCCAGCAACAGCCGCTGATCCACCGCTACTGGCATGACGCCACGGTGCAGATGAGTGACGTCAAGAACGAAGGCGTAGTCGCCTCCAGCTCCTGGGGCTACATGGTCAATGGCCTGCAAGCCGACAAGCAGCCGGTGGCGTCAACCATCCCCAAGGAAGGCGCTACGGGCTGGGCCGATACCACCATGCTGCACAGCGAGGCCAAGCACCCCAACTGCGCCTACAAGTGGATGGACTGGTCGCTGCAACCCAAGGTCCAGGGTGACGTAGCGGCCTGGTTCGGCTCGTTGCCAGCGGTGCCAGCGGCCTGCACCGGTAGTGAACTGCTCGGAGCCGAAGGTTGCAAGACCAATGGTTTCGACCAGTTCGACAAGATCGCCTTCTGGAAGACCCCGCAGGCTGAGGGGGGCAAGTTCGTGCCGTACAGCCGCTGGACCCAGGACTATATTGCGATCATGGGGGGCCGTTAA